One Bradyrhizobium sp. ISRA464 genomic window carries:
- a CDS encoding HWE histidine kinase domain-containing protein, protein MVRLGFIVALIALIGVLLSGLAAYRVHDQELALDSIALARAIDVHASLVQDRLTERELLARVASGLFRSPSTVKANMLQPLRSAIYAFKTDFVVAAWIARLKPNELSAAEAELKAAGFTNPSIRDFDDQPLDLKALDRPINVLMDVEPRNQETLSIPGRAFDRHSVVGPMLARAMAEAKPVASDPIPLLRQNGPVGVVLAAPVFQEHASEPAGFITFSYELASLMLTNDDASLFSVALKDPRDSNDEFTANEQGVVTSRAVRQEGPAPSIVRTVTFGGRDWSLDYYAKSNATMRAQQTATIVAAIGLALTGIVCGLFGYVAYNNLRLSREIEVRIGFERRLTAVIDELNHRVKNILAVIQSIVTRTLRHGSDIEVARELLIGRIHAMSNVVTLLSESQWQGVKLRGLFESRSIPHADRIAVNGPDITVSARAAQSLSLLFFELASHSDEGLSLVGKHPHIVANWEVNGDGADAIFHFRWEEFNTSEATRRSDSDFGLILLDRVAPEALGGTAKRYFTDVSYVYELIAPMGTVVDMTERDRTEQFSAPVRPVKAK, encoded by the coding sequence GTGGTCCGGCTGGGCTTTATCGTTGCCTTGATCGCGCTGATCGGAGTGCTGCTTTCCGGTCTCGCGGCCTATCGGGTGCACGATCAGGAGCTCGCGCTCGACAGCATCGCACTGGCGCGGGCGATCGACGTCCACGCCAGCCTGGTGCAGGACCGCCTGACCGAGCGTGAGCTGCTGGCGCGGGTGGCTTCGGGCCTGTTCCGCTCTCCGTCGACGGTGAAGGCCAATATGCTGCAGCCGCTGCGCTCGGCGATCTACGCCTTCAAGACCGATTTCGTTGTCGCCGCCTGGATTGCGCGGCTCAAGCCGAATGAGCTGTCGGCGGCGGAGGCAGAGTTGAAAGCCGCGGGCTTCACCAACCCGTCGATCCGCGACTTCGACGATCAGCCGCTTGATCTCAAGGCGCTCGACAGGCCGATCAACGTGCTGATGGATGTCGAGCCGCGCAACCAGGAAACCCTCAGCATCCCGGGCCGCGCCTTCGATCGCCACTCGGTGGTCGGTCCGATGCTCGCCCGGGCGATGGCGGAGGCCAAGCCGGTTGCGTCGGACCCGATCCCGCTGCTGCGACAGAATGGCCCGGTTGGCGTCGTGCTCGCGGCGCCGGTGTTCCAGGAGCATGCGTCGGAGCCGGCCGGCTTCATCACGTTCTCGTACGAACTGGCGTCGCTGATGCTGACCAACGACGACGCTTCGCTGTTTTCGGTGGCGCTGAAGGATCCACGCGATTCCAACGATGAGTTCACCGCCAACGAGCAGGGCGTCGTCACCTCGCGCGCGGTGCGCCAGGAAGGGCCGGCGCCGTCGATAGTCCGCACGGTGACCTTCGGCGGCCGCGACTGGTCGCTGGACTACTACGCCAAGAGCAACGCCACGATGCGCGCGCAGCAGACCGCGACGATCGTCGCCGCGATCGGACTGGCGCTGACCGGTATCGTCTGCGGCCTGTTCGGCTATGTCGCCTACAACAACCTGCGTCTGAGCCGCGAGATCGAAGTCCGGATCGGCTTCGAGCGCCGGCTGACGGCCGTCATCGACGAGCTCAACCATCGCGTCAAGAACATCCTCGCGGTGATCCAGTCGATCGTGACGCGCACGCTGCGCCACGGTTCCGACATCGAGGTCGCGCGCGAGCTTCTGATCGGCCGGATCCACGCAATGTCGAATGTCGTGACGCTGCTCAGCGAGAGCCAATGGCAGGGCGTCAAGCTGAGGGGCCTATTCGAATCGCGATCGATCCCGCATGCCGACCGTATCGCGGTGAACGGCCCCGACATCACCGTCAGCGCCCGCGCGGCGCAATCGCTGTCGCTGTTGTTCTTCGAGCTCGCCTCGCATTCCGACGAGGGCCTGTCGTTGGTCGGCAAGCACCCGCACATCGTCGCCAATTGGGAAGTCAACGGCGACGGCGCGGACGCGATCTTCCATTTCCGCTGGGAGGAGTTCAACACCAGCGAGGCCACGCGGCGGTCAGACAGCGACTTCGGCCTGATCCTGCTCGACCGCGTCGCGCCCGAGGCGCTCGGCGGCACCGCGAAGCGCTATTTCACCGACGTCTCCTATGTCTATGAGCTGATCGCGCCGATGGGCACCGTCGTCGACATGACCGAGCGCGACCGTACCGAGCAGTTCTCCGCCCCGGTTCGCCCCGTCAAGGCAAAGTAG
- the ureG gene encoding urease accessory protein UreG, with protein sequence MPTSHGPLRVGVGGPVGSGKTALMDLLCKAMRERYDIAAITNDIYTKWDAEFLVRSGSLTSDRIAGVETGGCPHTAIREDASMNLAAVADMRAKFPNLDLILIESGGDNLAATFSPELADLTIYVIDVAAGDKIPSKGGPGITRSDLLVINKIDLAPYVGASLEKMDTDARRMRGERPFVMTNLKKSDGLDRIVSFIETKGGLRSQAPGKAAEAG encoded by the coding sequence ATGCCCACTTCCCACGGTCCGTTGCGGGTCGGCGTCGGTGGCCCGGTCGGCTCCGGCAAGACCGCACTGATGGATCTGCTCTGCAAGGCGATGCGCGAGCGCTACGACATCGCGGCGATCACCAACGACATCTACACCAAGTGGGATGCCGAGTTTCTGGTGCGCTCGGGCTCGCTGACGTCGGATCGTATCGCGGGTGTCGAGACCGGCGGCTGCCCGCATACCGCGATCCGCGAGGACGCCTCGATGAACCTGGCCGCCGTCGCCGACATGCGGGCCAAGTTTCCCAACCTCGATCTGATCCTGATCGAATCCGGCGGCGATAACCTTGCCGCGACGTTCTCGCCGGAATTGGCCGACCTGACGATCTATGTCATCGACGTCGCCGCGGGCGACAAGATTCCCTCCAAGGGCGGCCCCGGGATCACCCGGTCCGACCTGCTGGTGATCAACAAGATCGACCTCGCCCCCTATGTCGGCGCGTCGCTGGAGAAGATGGATACCGACGCCAGGCGGATGCGCGGCGAGCGGCCCTTCGTGATGACCAACCTGAAGAAGAGCGACGGCCTCGACCGCATCGTCAGCTTCATCGAGACCAAGGGCGGCCTTCGGTCGCAGGCTCCAGGCAAGGCCGCCGAGGCAGGCTAG
- a CDS encoding cytochrome c peroxidase has protein sequence MRLWVSLTLLAAILPAGLSFALTGTETPDELAKVRASYRRPDAVPFPSSNPYSKAKSDLGEMLFFDPLLSRSKTHSCASCHNPALSWADGLPRAIGEDPKGLPLRAPTLIDVAFTEPLGWDGKFKTLESVAFGPIESPANMNMTEPELIARLSAIPGYVDAFARAFGDGAITRPRIEASLATFERSILAGEAPFDRWIKGDDTAISASAQHGFRIFNGKARCSSCHSGPSFSDGSFQDIGTAKGKDIGRGSFFPTSVKLRYAFKTPTLRDVARRGPYMHDGSVATLEDVIELYNKGGIDRPSRSPDIKPLSLTASEKKDLIAFLQTLTASAPASVAPRLPR, from the coding sequence ATGAGGCTTTGGGTCAGCCTGACCTTGCTGGCGGCAATTTTGCCGGCGGGGCTGTCGTTCGCCTTGACCGGGACGGAGACGCCGGACGAGCTTGCGAAGGTCCGTGCCAGCTATCGCCGGCCGGACGCCGTTCCCTTCCCAAGCAGCAACCCCTATTCCAAGGCGAAATCCGATCTCGGAGAAATGCTATTCTTTGACCCGCTGCTTTCGCGGTCGAAGACGCACTCATGCGCGTCGTGCCACAACCCAGCCCTCTCCTGGGCCGACGGCCTTCCGCGCGCCATCGGGGAGGATCCCAAAGGGCTGCCGCTTCGCGCACCAACCCTGATCGACGTGGCCTTCACCGAGCCCCTGGGATGGGACGGCAAGTTCAAGACTCTCGAGTCCGTTGCGTTCGGACCTATCGAGAGCCCCGCCAACATGAACATGACGGAGCCGGAATTGATCGCCCGCCTCTCGGCGATCCCCGGTTACGTCGACGCGTTCGCCCGTGCCTTTGGCGACGGCGCGATCACGCGGCCGCGAATCGAAGCGTCACTGGCGACGTTTGAGCGCTCGATCCTGGCCGGCGAGGCGCCGTTCGACCGGTGGATCAAGGGAGACGACACCGCCATCAGCGCGTCGGCGCAGCACGGTTTTCGAATTTTCAACGGCAAGGCACGTTGCTCGTCCTGTCACAGCGGCCCGTCCTTCTCGGACGGATCCTTTCAGGACATCGGTACCGCGAAGGGCAAGGACATCGGGCGGGGCAGTTTCTTTCCGACCTCCGTCAAGCTGCGATACGCGTTCAAGACGCCGACATTGCGCGACGTTGCGCGTCGCGGGCCCTACATGCACGACGGATCGGTCGCGACTCTGGAAGACGTCATAGAGCTGTACAACAAGGGCGGAATCGATCGGCCGAGCCGGTCTCCGGACATCAAGCCGCTGTCCCTGACAGCCAGCGAGAAGAAGGACCTCATCGCCTTTCTTCAGACGCTGACCGCATCCGCGCCAGCGTCCGTGGCGCCAAGGCTGCCGCGATGA